The DNA window GCTTAGCTGGGGCTGCGCATGATCTCTCATTTGATAACAGTCATCCTGACGAACAATTGGAAAATTCCTCTACTTTGTCtagcttgtatgtgatttttattgttgctctttatattttaatttctgCTTCTGCATGAACTGTTGTTAGATAAGATAATTTCAAGATGGATTCCATTACCGTAAAAAGTTTTGCAATTTATACtgtttgaaatggaggttgatcaTTCTGCATTAATATTCAAAAGTGAGTCTTACTGTTTTTGACAAGGTTTTAAATTTCAGTATGCCGTTATGGTTTTGTTGCATTGTTTGATGTTGCAGAAAATTGAGGACTACTGCAATGCAACCTCAATTACGGTCGCGATGAGGCTGTAGGTACTCCAAAAACTTTATATCGCGGCTGCAATTGCGGTTGCTAGCCACAATTTAAAACTATGATTTCTATTTTCCATCTAGTCACGGCTTTTCAGTGAGATCCCTAGTTTCCATTTACTTATCCTCATTACTTTCAGAACAACACTTGATCGCAAACCATTGAAGATGTTATCAGGATCATGTTACCTACCACATCCAGCTAAAGCGGCTACAGGGGGAGAGGACGCTCATTTTATTTGCTCAGATGAACAAGCAATTGGTGTTGCAGATGGTGTAGGTGGCTGGGCAGACGTTGGTGTTAATGCAGGATTGTTTGCCCAGGAACTTTTATCCAATTCAGTAAGAGCAGTTCAAGAGGAGCCCAAAGGTTCTTTTAATCCAGTAAGGGTTTTAGAGAAGGCTCACTCAAATACAAAGTCCATGGGATCATCTACTGCTTGCATCATTGCTCTTACTGATGAGGTATTACATTTTTTATTCTATACTTTTGACGGTCAAAACAGTTTTGTAAATTTGTCGGTTTGATTGTGAAGGTAAACATAGACTTAATAGCACTTTTCTTGCATACTGAACATTGGATGGATTTTTTTCTTCTCATCTTCATCAACATAGAAATTTTCTACATTTTTAAATATGCCTGGtttaataaaaatcataatcTTGAATCCATGACTTATGATATGCatttttcttcaatcttcatgtttTGGTGATCCTTCTCTCCTAAGAAGCACAAACACGAGACACAATATTTATATTGGCACATAAACATCAATAGTAGTTTATCAAAATAAAAGTGATCGAATGAAGCGCACCACATGTGTTGTCTTATATTGATAGTAGTCGAATATTAGACATGCCTTAAGTCTGAAATATTTGTGCTACATAACTGTTATCTTCAAGACTGCTGTAAGTGAAGAAAGATTATCTTACCCGTTTCAAAGCTCTTGAGTATTCGTCTGGTTAGTGTTTTACCCTTTCATCAAAGGAATATTAACATGTCTGACTAATTTTCATTCTTTGTTGTTGGTTTCTTCGCTCAGGCACTAAATGCTATTAATTTGGGCGACAGTGGATTCATTGTGATTAGAGGTGGAAGCGTCATTTTCAAGTCTCCTGCTCAACAACACGACTTCAACTTCCCATATCAATTGGATAGGGGTAATACATCCGATCTACCCAGCTCTGGCGAGGTAAAATTTACTCATTAAAATCATGATATGGAAATTGAAGATCATTCTGTTCTTTTCTTTAAAACAAGTTTATCAATTTGTGTGCAGGTTTTTACAATACCTGTTGCCTCAGGAGATATCATTGTTGCTGGAACAGATGGCTTATTTGACAACTTGTACAACAATGATATTGTTGGTGTGGTTGTAAGTTCAACTAGGGCTGGATTAGAACCACAAGCAACTGCTCAAAAGATAGCAGCATTGGCTCAAGAACGAGCACTCGACAAAAAAAGGCACTCGCCGTTTTCAACTGCTGCTCTCGAGGCTGGACACCGATATTATGGTGGTAAACTTGATGATATAACAGTTGTTGTTTCTTACATATCCAGCTCAGCTAGTGAGTGATATTCTTGCCAATTTTATTTTTGCCTCATTTTGTTTATATGGCTGCTGTGGAGCTATACCTCGGTAGCAATAAGTTTTTTTCACTTATTTCAAACATTAGTTTTGCCAAGACATTCATAAATAGTTAAATACGTTATTTTTTCCTATACAAAGAGATTATTTACGGATTCCTTGTTTGCACTATACAGCAACCCtctaaagaaagaaaataaatattcagTTTCATTTTGTCACATGTGATGTCTGGTATCTCCTCTCACGTAACCTGAAACTTATGAAGCGTCGACACGTGTCGTACACGGATACTCATACGGCACGCGTACGTGTTGCCGTGTCAGACACGTGTCGGACACGGATATTCATACGACACGTAACTGATACGTTTTTGAAGTGTCCaacgaaaaaaataataataattacaacgAACACGAATACGACACCTTGTTTCAAATAAAAGGCACTCCTAACTcaaaaaaattaagattaaaaaaaaaacccaacTCATCAAGAGGAAACTAATATGTGACGATAGTCGATTTCTTGAAATTGCTAACTTGTCTTTGGATGAGTCCAACTTAGAGGCCTTTGGCTGAGTCCGACTTAGAGACTGGTTTTTTCGATATGAAATGACTATGATATGATCTGTATCATTTTATTTTGGTGGATTTATGTCTTTTTTTGTTGATTGAAAATAGTAAGTTTAAATAAATATAAGTTTTGTCTCTCGTTTTAAACTCTTCGTAAATTGTGCTCATATATTGCatgattatattaatatataaaatatatataatcgtATCCGTGTCCTATGTTTTTTACATTAATAGGGTTATCCATGTCCTATGTTTTTTACATTAATAGGGTCCTATGTTTTTTTACATTAATAGGGTCCTATGTTTTTCACATTAATAGGGTTATCCGTGTCCTATGTTTTTTACATTAATAGGGTCGCTCGTGTCCGGCCTTCATAGCCGGAAACTAAATTTGATAACACGAGGAAGCAACTTAAATAGAAGTTACCTATACTTTAGATATTATTAGAATTACCTTCTgtcaaaatgaataaaaaattaaaatttataactaCTACCCTCTTAAGTTTATTCTTTCAAGTGAATTACCATAATCACATGGAGTGCAGTATTTCTATTATTTATGTAGCACATTGTAACAAAAACATATTTATACTGCCCAATAAACATAGACCTTCAACTTTATAACTGGCTCACATAAAACAGAGATTGCAGAGCATAACAAAAGATTAAAATGTTAAACACTGAAGATTTTTATTTATTGTAATACACATGACTACATGAGTACTTAACAGTAGCTCTTATTCTAATTAATACATACACATAAGTGCCAAACAAAGTTCATGAAACATACAACCAGAAAACATAACAGAGAAACATATGCATAAACAAGTTATTATTTTAATACACATCATATAAGTAGTGAAAGTTGAGACACAATTCACACACTCTTACTAATCTTCAGAATTCTTCTTCCTTCAAAGCTACTCCCACTCTTTTGCTCTCTTTTCttctccctttcttcttgctGCCTTCTGGCTGCTTCTTCTTCATCTCCCCATTCCCATTCTGTTGTCTCTTTTTTTCTCCTCACTTCCTTTCTCCTAGTTTccttctcttctctttcccttTCCCTCTTCTCTTGTTCTCTTCTAGCTTCTTCCTCCTCTCTCTCCTCCTCTTCTCTCTTCCTTTCCTTTTCCCTTTCTATTtccatttcttcctcctctttccTTTCCCTCTTCTCCTGTTCTCTTTTAGCCgcttctctcttttctttctgTTCTCTAGCTTTTTCTCTAGCTTCTGCTTCTGCTTCCTTTTCTCTTTCCCTCTCTTCCTTCTTTTGTTTTCTAGCTGCTTCTTGCTCCCTCTCTGCTTCTTCCCTTTCTCTCATGGcttcctcttctctcttcttctccttctccttttgtcTCCTAGCTGCTTCTTGTTCCCTCTCTGCCTCTTCCCTTTCTCTAGCAGcttcctcttctctcttcttctccttctccttttgtcTCCTAGCTGCTTCTTGTTCCCTCTCTGCCTCTTCCCTTTCTCTAGCAGcttcctcttctctcttcttctcctcCTTCTTTTGTTTTCTTGCTGCTTCTTTTTCCCTCTCTGCCTCTTCCCTTTCTCTCGCGGCTTCCTCTTCTCTCCTCTTCTCCTCCTGCTCTTGTTTCCTTGCTGCTTCTTGCTCCCTCTCTGCCTCTTCCCTCTCTCTCTCAGCTTCCTCTTCTCTCTTCCTTTCCTCCTGCTCTTGTTTTCTAgccttttctttctctcttctaacTTCTTCTTTCTCCCTCCTTGCCTCTTCCTCCCTCTTTGCTTCCTTCTCTTCTTTCCTCCTTTCCCTCTCTTCTTGCTCCCTCCTTGCCTCTTCCTCCCTCTTTGCTTCCTTCTCTTCTTTCCTCCTTTCCCTCTCTTCTTGTTGTCTTCTAGCTTCTTCTTCCTCAATTTTCCTTTCTTCCTCCTCTCTCCTTTCTTCTTCctccttttctcttcttctttcccTCTCCTctttttctctcctcttttccTCTTCCCTCCTCTTCTCTTCCTCCTCTCTTTCCTTCTCCTTTTCTACCTCCATTAACCTCTCCTCTTCCTCTGCGCAAGAACTACACCCGAAAATGATCGAATCAACCGGATCATCCAAAAGCTTGTCAATGGCTGCTTTGCTTACACCTAAAGATGTAGCAACTATCCGTTTGTCTAGACTTTCAAGCACGGATCCTTTACCAGCCAAAAACTGAGGATGATTTCTCTTTGCAGCAGTGCTGAATCCCATAAAAACAAGTGGCCCTTTATCAAATGACATTTGAGCCATTACATGAAACCTAGGCACAACAAAAACATCTCCTTGCTTAACTCTAAACCTCTTGTTCTCACATTCATGATCATTGTTGCTTCCACATACTACTCTTACCATACCTTCCCCTTCCAACACCATTGCTATTTCTGTTGCCAATGGATTCCAATGTGGCCCCAACATTGATCCCTTTCACAAAACAAATTTATCAATAAAACTTCATAAACATGAACTAAAAACATTCAAGTTATATTTTAACTAATAATGAAGTTATAATAACTTGTAATATAATCACTGACCGGGTTCAAATGCACCATGAAAAATCCAATGTTGTGATGCTTTAATTCTTTGACTTGCTTTTTGGTCACTGTTGAGGTCCAACCATGATCATCTCTGAAGTCAGGATCATTATCTAAGATGTTGTATGTTTTGAGCTCCTTGGAGTTGGATTGGATGCCTCTTAAGtattttacaaataaattatCCAATTCCAAGACATTGTTATGCTTCTTCACTGGAACTGCATGCACTATTGCTAGTGACTCTCTGTTGTCTGTGATTGCCTCAGCCAAATCTTCCGGCaccttaaaaaaaaattgattgattttaattttttttcttaaactaTCTTGATTGAAAAATGACTATGTTTGAATTTTATGCTTTTGCCTATACCTTAAAAGCTGCTTGGATGATATTCTTATCAAAGCCTTTGACTAGTTCATTGATCCTTGAGTAAGCACCAA is part of the Vicia villosa cultivar HV-30 ecotype Madison, WI linkage group LG2, Vvil1.0, whole genome shotgun sequence genome and encodes:
- the LOC131652123 gene encoding probable protein phosphatase 2C 80, whose product is MLCGNISKLKATIYCGIHETITRKQRVPIGRFNNPVLPLSSLCATSFLSNSTSCLNSKKVGRKLMASSSNAMLGDVYVDDLISSYGGVQDLTTKHAGVSFKERPRKGFVRASVSLRRTQQLLYGPLNFGRSGFDSSGRIQNSGLLHGPWLKNLSSSSSACCLAGAAHDLSFDNSHPDEQLENSSTLSSLTTLDRKPLKMLSGSCYLPHPAKAATGGEDAHFICSDEQAIGVADGVGGWADVGVNAGLFAQELLSNSVRAVQEEPKGSFNPVRVLEKAHSNTKSMGSSTACIIALTDEALNAINLGDSGFIVIRGGSVIFKSPAQQHDFNFPYQLDRGNTSDLPSSGEVFTIPVASGDIIVAGTDGLFDNLYNNDIVGVVVSSTRAGLEPQATAQKIAALAQERALDKKRHSPFSTAALEAGHRYYGGKLDDITVVVSYISSSASE
- the LOC131652122 gene encoding vicilin-like seed storage protein At2g18540, with protein sequence FTTALSLYRDTFSKCKTILLHSNFSISLLIMETRKTLSPSLLILFLIIISLCHSNALSSEEHSAVKAHRGPVVQRDQRKILFDNEDGEISATNVKDGQNTPHYHLQFFTLEPNSVFLPVLLHAAMVFYVHTGNGKLTWSNEDGTGTMDIREGDVGSLGEGSVFYIHSNLESHRKKLRIYAMFTNTDESTFDPSIGAYSRINELVKGFDKNIIQAAFKVPEDLAEAITDNRESLAIVHAVPVKKHNNVLELDNLFVKYLRGIQSNSKELKTYNILDNDPDFRDDHGWTSTVTKKQVKELKHHNIGFFMVHLNPGSMLGPHWNPLATEIAMVLEGEGMVRVVCGSNNDHECENKRFRVKQGDVFVVPRFHVMAQMSFDKGPLVFMGFSTAAKRNHPQFLAGKGSVLESLDKRIVATSLGVSKAAIDKLLDDPVDSIIFGCSSCAEEEERLMEVEKEKEREEEEKRREEEKRREKEERERRREKEEEERREEEERKIEEEEARRQQEERERRKEEKEAKREEEARREQEERERRKEEKEAKREEEARREKEEVRREKEKARKQEQEERKREEEAEREREEAEREQEAARKQEQEEKRREEEAAREREEAEREKEAARKQKKEEKKREEEAAREREEAEREQEAARRQKEKEKKREEEAAREREEAEREQEAARRQKEKEKKREEEAMREREEAEREQEAARKQKKEEREREKEAEAEAREKAREQKEKREAAKREQEKRERKEEEEMEIEREKERKREEEEREEEEARREQEKREREREEKETRRKEVRRKKETTEWEWGDEEEAARRQQEEREKKREQKSGSSFEGRRILKISKSV